The sequence below is a genomic window from Chondrinema litorale.
TGGGTACTGCCTCAATAAACGAATTTGATGATGAGTCTCTAAAAAAGGTAGTTCAGCGTGCTGAGGAATTAGCAAAGCTAGCTCCTGAGAACCCAGAGTATATGGGTGTTTTAGAACCTCAAGAATATCAAACTTCAGAAGAATATGTGCAGGCAACTGCTGATATTACTCCTGAATACAGAGCTGAAGTAGCTGCGGTAAGTATAAAGCCGGCAAAAGAGCAGGATGTAACTGCTGCTGGTTTTTTAAGCGATTCTTATGGGTTTTCATCAATGATGAACTCTAAAGGTTTGTTCGCTTACAGTAAGTCTTCTAATGTAGATTTTACAGTTACCATGCGAAGTAACGATGGTACTGGTTCTGGATGGGTTACTCGCGATTTTAATGATGTAACTAAGTTCGATGCTGCTGAAGCATCTTCAATTGCGATTAAAAAATCGTTGGCTTCTAGAAATCCAAGAGCAATTGAGCCGGGTAAATACACAGTAATTCTTGAGCCAGCAGCATCATCTCAGCTTATCGGTAATATGGTAAGAAATATGGGTGCAAGAGCTGCTGATGAAGGAAGAAGCTTTATGAGCAAGAAAGGAGAAAAAGGCAAGAATAGATTAGGAGAGAAGATGTTTGATGAAAGAGTAAATCTCTACATCGATCCTTTGCATCCAGAAGTACCTTCTTCTACTTGGTCTAACGATGGTATGCCAATCAAAAAAATGGACTTGATTAAAGATGGCGTGGTTAAAAACCTTTTCTACTCAAGATATTGGGCACAAGAAAAAGGTGTTGAGCCAGTACCATCTAGTAGAACTTTCATTATGGCGGGTGGTACCGACACCATAGAAGAAATGATAAAGGATACTAAGAAAGGTATTCTTGTTACTAGAATGTGGTATATCAGAACAGTAGACCCACAAACCTTACTATACACAGGTCTTACAAGAGATGGTACTTTTTATATCGAAGATGGTGAAATTAAATATCCATTGAAAAACTTCAGGTTTAACGAAAGTCCTGTGATTATGCTTAACAACCTTGAAAAATTAGGTAAGCAATACAGAGTAAATGGCGACTTCGTACCTGTAATGAAAATCAGAGACTTTACATTCAGTAGCTTATCTGATGCGATTTAACAAGTAAAATGCTATTCAGGCCGCCTTTGAAGAACAAGGCGGCTTTTTCATTTGTTGCAATGAAGTTGTAAAGAAGAAATGTATGGAGGGAAAAATCAATCAGTATAACCTGAACTATAAGAAGTTTTCTAAAGAATTAGAAAGTGATTTCCATTTTGCTGCCACAAAATTGAAGGCTGGTAATAGTTTTTTCTTTACCAGGTTACAATACAATTCTGGAGATTGGAATACTGATCAGCGTATGCCTTCTAACTTGTTAAATTCGGTAGTGGAGTATACAACCATTCCTGTAGATACCAAAGAGAATGTTGTTCCACTTGGGAGCGATGAGTTATTTAATGCACCTTTTTGCTATTTGAGTGGACATAAATTGGTGGAGTTTGACCAAAAAGAAAAAGCCAATTTTAAGAAGTATGTAGAAAATGGCGGTTTCATTTTTGTCGACGATTGCAACCACGATATAGACGGACTTTTTGCCAAATCTTTTGAAGCAGAAATGATTGAGATTTTTGGCGATAATGCTTTAAAGAAGATTCCTAATAACCACAAGATTTACAATTGCTTCTTTGAGTTTGAAGATGGCCCACCAAATACCTCTGTAGAATTAAATGGTTGGGGAGATGATCTCGTACATGACTACCTTAAAGCCATTGAAGTAGATGGACGAATTTGCGTGCTTTACAGTAACAAAGATTATGGGTGCGAATGGGATTACGACCATCGAAATAAAAGATGGATGGCAAGAGATAATACTCGATTTGGCATAAATATCATTTTATATGCACTTACAGCTTAAGTGCTTATTTGTAACAAATTAAACATTCAAACAGCTACAATTTTCAATGACAGAAAAAGATGTTCATCAGCTAATAGGCAAAATACACGCACTAAAAGCTGAAATACAAAAAGTAATTATCGGGCAGGAAGATATAATTGATCAATTATTAATCTGCTTTATGGCAGGTGGCCATGCCTTACTAGAAGGTGTTCCGGGTTTAGCTAAAACCCTTATGATTAGAACACTGTCTGAAGCAGTGCATCTCAATTTTAAAAGAATTCAGTTTACGCCAGACTTAATGCCAGCAGATATTACTGGTACCGAAGTATTAGAAGAAGATATTACTTCTGGGAAGAAGTTTTTTAAATTCAACCACGGACCAATATTCGCCAACATCATTTTGGCCGATGAGATAAACAGAACTCCTCCAAAAACGCAGGCTGCTTTGCTAGAAGCCATGCAAGAATATGAAGTAACTTACGGTGGTAAGACTTATTCATTAGAAAAACCATTTTTCATTCTAGCTACCCAGAACCCAGTTGAACAATCTGGTACTTTTCCATTACCAGAAGCTCAATTAGACAGGTTTCTATTTTATATTCAATTAGGTTATCCTGAGGAGCAAGACGAATTTACAATACTTTCTAGTACTACTGGTAGCAAAAAAACTAAGGTTGAAAGTGTAATTACCGGTGAAGAAATTGCAGCAGTTCAACAGCTTGTAAGAGAAGTGCCTGTAAATGATACGCTTATTTCGAGAGTGAACAGAATTGTAAGAGCAACCCGCCCGCAAACTACTTCGGTAGACATGGTGAAATCTTGGGTGCAATGGGGAGCTGGCCCTAGAGCTGGGCAGGCAATGATGTTAACTGCAAAAGCTGCTGCTTTACTCGATGGCAGATTTGCTGTTACACCTAATGATATTGAGAAAGTAGCTTATCCTGTATTGCGTCATAGAATGTTGATGAACTTTAAAGCGGAAGCTTCTGGAAAAAATACAGATGAAATAACCAGTGCCATACTGCAAGAAATAAAAGCTTAAATATGGAAAACTATCTGGACCCTGAGTTGATCAATTCGGTGGAAGGTTTGGAGTTACTAGCCAGAAAAACTGTAGAAGGATTTCTGGCTGGTGCTAACAGAAATTTACGCGCTGGGCAAGGGCAGGAGTTTAGTCAGTATAAGTCTTACCAACCTGGAGACGATTTAAGACAACTAGACTGGAAGCTTTTAGCCAGAACAAGCAGGTATTACATTAAAGAGTCTGAAACGGAAACTAATGTAACCAGTACTTTTATTCTAGATGCATCTGCATCTATGAAATACGAAGAAAACAATTTGAGCAAATTGGCTTTTTCTAAAGCGATTATAGCTTGTTTGGCATATATGGCTAAAAAACAAGGAGATTTAATTAGCCTGTTTGCTTTAAATGAAATGGAATTAGTACAACTTCCACCAAAGCAGTCAACTGGATTTTTTATGCATTTTTTGCATGAATTGCATCAGGTGCAAGGCATGAAAAAATGGCCAGAGCAAACAGATAATGTTTTTTTAGGTAGTAGAAATAAAGGGTTGGTAATCTGCTTTTCCGATTTGTATGAAAATGATTCTGAGATAACTCAATTGCTTAAAAACGTTGCCGCTGCTGGAAATGAAGTGATGTTGTTTCATGTTTTGGGCAAAAAAGAATTGACTTTCGATTTTGGAAATACTTCTACTTTCCAAGACTTGGAAACAGGTGAGCTGCTAGAAGTGAACCCCAAGAAATACAAAGAAAAGTATCTGGAAAGAATGAATGCATTTATTAAAAATGCTGAAACCAGTATGCTGGAAAATAATATCAGTTATGTGCAGGTAGATTTACAGCAGCATCCAGCTCTTCTATTGCAAACTTTTCTAAAAAGGAGAAAAGCTGGATTGCCATAAATTATATCTTTAGAATTTTTAATCTTCTTTTTTTACTTCGGTCTCATTAGTAGCAGCATTAGCTTTCGCTAAAGCTTTCTCCTTTTTTCTTTCGTCTAGTGCTACCAAGCCAACTTCAAGAAAGTGCATGTAGAAAGACAAAAACAAAATGGTTAAGTGCACACCAAAAGACATATAAGAAATGATAGAAATAATACCGAAATAGATTAGGTAGAAAGTAACATCTGCGGCAAATTCTATAATGAAGTTATATTCTTTAAATTTCCTTTTTACCCACATAGTTACTGGGTCGTTTACTGTAATAGCCTTGTAAGAAATTAAAGAGTAAGCAACAAGCAGTAATAAAATAAAATAAATAGAAACTAGATTATCACCATTTTCTAAAGCAAGAAATGCATTTAGTAGAATGAGTGGCCCCGGTGTTTTACCATAAATGGTATTATGTATATCTCGATCTTCAAAATCACCGACAATAACAATTTTATCCTTTGTCATTGCCTGAATGAAAGACGGTGATGCCATCACCATTTCATTGAGATATAAATAATTGTACATATCCCTTTTGAATATGTCGTATTGATCTACCGGATAATCAATAATAAATGAATTGAAAATCTTCTTGCCATCTAATTTATCATAAAGGAATCCTTCTTCGAATTTCGCATCATGAATTTTTTCATACATTAAAAGGGGAGTAGTCTTTAAAGAATCTCCTTGAATTAAATGGTATTTCAACACCAAATCTCGATCTTCATCATCAACCTGCATATCTGATAAGCCAAGCGGGGCTTTTACTACAGGATATAATGGTTTCCCTTTTACATCCTTGTGGTAAGAAACCAAACAGTTTTTTACTTTTAGTAACTCGGCTTCTAAAAGAGAATCGTCTGGTGAATCGTCGAGAAAGTTAACATCTATCAGGAGAAACTCGTGGTTGTCAGGCTTTTGGTTCATTGCCTGAAGCAACTTTGCGATGGATGCTCTATTAGTAATTGCTTGATTACCTATTGGAGTGCCAGTTGAATCTATTCTTGGAATTAATTTTTTATCCCAACTCACATTTACTAACAGCAGTCTGTCTTTATCTGGTCTTTTTTTCTGACCTAACAGTTTATTTTTTACTGCAGCTGTTAACTGAATAAGAATAATCTCATCGTCTAGCGTAAATGTTATGGAAAGGTAAATTAGGGTGGCAATAATTAGAAATACACCGTGACCTATAGACAAGCCAATTCGAACATATGTATTTCGCTTTTCTTGGAAAATTGGTGTCAAAAAAATTAGGATTATGGTTCAAATAAAAAAATAACGGCAACTAATTAGTTATTAGTTGCCGTTTCAAATATTTTTTATCCTCTAGTTATCAACTCTTTCGAATTGAGCCAGTCAAAGAAAATGCTTTTGTTTATTGGACCATGAACATCTAGTACAAACTTGTATAGTTCATCCATCAGTTCTCGACCTTTCATTACATTGTTGTTTTCCAAAAATGTGGCAACCGATTTTAGCTCAACAGTTAGTGTGTTTTCGTCAACAAACACTGGATGGAAAGTAACAAGTTCTTTTGCATCCTTATTATTGCTATTGAAATAGAACAGCTTTACAGGATAAGACTTTTCAGGATCTACAACTACACCTTTTGTTTTGTAAAGTTGTTTTCTGTCTAATACAATCTCAGCACCTTGATTAGCAACAATTTTATTTACAGGACGAGAACCAGTTTCGTATCTATAAATAAAAGACCAGCCATTATCTATTGGAAAAACTCCTGGGTCTGGTTTCACTTTTAACTCATCGCCAATAATTACATATTTTTCTTCGCCGAAGAAGGTTTTAAAGTCTTGGATGTTGTTTGGGTCACCACCTCTTGTGCTTAATTGAATATTTGAGCTAAGTGGCAATACCACATCTTGTACAAAACTTATAAATTCACCATCGTTGTTTTTCTTAGTTTCTTTGCCGTTTAATACCATTCTTTTTCCTTCCATGGTCATTACAACAGCATTAGCATCTTGAGTTAAGAATCTTAACTCATCGGTTTTATTTAACTGATCACCAACAGCTACTTTTTTGTTGGTTCCCTTAACTTCAATATCACCTTTTATATGCGCTACAAAATAATCTTGAGCTTGTGTTATAGAAATCGTAAACAATAATAAAATAAAAGCAAAAATGCGTTTCATAATCGATTAATTTTAAGTCTGCTCTTTCAAAAGAGAAAAAGTCGATTTTTTTAATGATTGAATTTAATTGTTAGAATTAATAAAGTTAATGGTTAGTCCTATTATTACTGCAAATATAAGATTAAGTGATTTAAAAAGTCATTTCTCTATTTTACAATAATTGCTGCAAGTTTTAAGCAAATGTTAATTCTAAAAAATTAAGCTTAAATTATTACACAGGTTTCTCGGGTTTAAGTATAGTTTTAATTTCTTGAAAACATCTTTCAGCCGTTTCCATAGCTCCATGCAAAGTTGATGAATGCCCAGTGAAGTTAGTTGCTTCACCACCAAAAAATATGCGATTATTAATTGTTTTAGCTAAATCTTCCCTTTTTCCTTCTGAAAAAGGAGTATCAAACGAATAAGCACCTTCTATATATTTTTCATTTTTCCAATTCATAATCAAGCTATTTTCTAAATGCGTTGTAGCTTGTTTATCGCCAAAAATATTATCCAGTTCTATTACGAGTTCGTCAATTCCTTTGTTACCTTTTTCAATAAATTGTTCTGCATATTTCCCCATCATATACGCGACTAATACATTTTCGTCACTTTGAGTTCCGGGAAATAGATTATAATACAGTGGGCTGCTTTTGGTGCCGAATAATTCCCACATGTTTTTCTTCCAAAATCGCTCTTTAAATTTCAAAAAGACTTTTACCCCTGCATCCATTCCCAATACCTCAATTGCTTCTTTCTTTGCTGTAGACAATTCAGGTGTGAATTTGATCATACCTTTCTTTAACATAGTAAGAGGAATGGTGCAAATCAGCTTTTTACAAATGAAGCTTTCACCTTTTTCGGTCTGAACTTTAACCTCCTCTGTTTGATAGTCAATTGCAGTTACTGGAGAGTTATATTGAATGTCGTGATCTAAACTTTCTAAAAATTCCCTAAGAATACTTAACAAAGGAGATTTTAATTTGAAATGTTGGTCACCTGCTACCCAGTTAGATTCATTTAAAGCAAGACTTCTCATGCCTATTTTATCATTAGAAGTACCATATTCCATAGCAAAAACTTCTAGTAATTGCCTTACAGAATCAGGAAAAGGTCTATTAGAGAGATATTCTTGTGCTGTTTTATCTAATCCTCTGTATCGCCAAGAATTATCAAGAAAATCAAATACCCTTTCTATTTGTGCATCTTCGGCTGCTTTATTTTCAGCTAATAATTCATTTTTGAACCAAACATAATTCTTCCCTTTAATTTCTATTAGTTCTTCTTCAAAGTATTCTAGTAATTCGTAGAGTACTGTATATTTTCCATGAATAAACTCAGCACCCAATTCTATTGGGCTTTGAGAAAAACCAGTTAAACTTTTTATTCTTCCTCCATAAGTTGGCCCGGCTTCTACTACTTTTACACTGTAACCTTCATTTTTAAGCATATAAGCTGCATAAAGGCCAGAAATACCAGCGCCAACTATTATTACATCATGTATTAAGTTTTTCTCCATATTTAAAACTACTTCTTAAAGTATGCCTTCTTGCAACAAACCAATATAAAATTTAACTTTAAAAAGAAGGCTATATGACCAAATTTTGCAGATATTGTAACTTTGGAGACAATTTAAGGTAAATTTTACTTTCTGAAAATTATTTAAAATGAAATTAACCAAGCTTCTTAGCATATTGTTTTTATTCTTCTATCTGAGTTCTTGCAATAAAGATGTTGAGCAATTTAGTAAGGATAAACCCTATGCCATAATTATAGATCAATACAGAAGTCTTGAAACTGCATGGAATTCTTTTGAAAGAATTAAAAAAATGGGTATCGAGGGCTATTTGGCAGAAGTAAAAGATCCTGCAACAGGTACTTGGTACATGCTTTTAACAGGTTCTTATAAAACCCTCGAATCTGCTATAGCTGGAAGAATAAAGTTTGAAGATTCTTTTAGTTTTCTATATCTGGATATTGTAAACTATAATCAGTTGAGCCAGAACTTGGTAAATTATGTTGAAAAATATAAGCCCATGCCTCTGCCAGATTCGCTTACTTCAAATGCTTACAAAGTTGCTTTGGTAGATTTAATGAAAAAAGCACCTTATAGCGAAGCTTACTCAATTTTAGATGTAAAGGCTGTTCAACCATCAGACAGTATTGATGTACTCAAAAGAACTTCGCTTAGAACGAATCAATTTGATATGCCTAGAGGAGTTTATCCTCCAGCTTTAATTAACTCTTCAGATGCTTTAATTGAGGCTGTTTATTTTGATGAATTAATTGGTGTAGAATTTAAAATTGATGTTTTTGCACTAAAACCTTCTCATGAGTTGGGGGCAGATATAAGTCAAGTATTTGCAGATAAGATAAAAGATACAAGAGAATACAATTTTGAAGAGATACTCCCACGAACAGTAAATGGAGCAATTGAACTTAAAGGTTTCGCAGTTAATATTGAACCAACTCAAGGCAAAGTTTATCGATATATGGTTTTATCAGACCTAAATGGTAGATATTTATATTTTATACAATCTGAAAAGTGCTCTCAAGAGAATATAGATAACTTTATTAAATCTATTGCTAGTAATAATGGCTTAATTAGCTATCCGGCTTTTGCAGAGAAAATGTCAATTTTACCCGATTCACTTCCAATAGATAGCCATTTGGCATATGTGCATTTACGCAAATTAATTGATGTACCAGGTGCTACTGGTGCTAAGTTAGAAAAGCATTATAAAACCAGATTTGTGTTTTTCGATAATCAGAAAGGAGAATGGGAAATTGCCAGCACTAGAATTTTTGATAGAGAAATGTCTAATACAATTTTTAGCAATGTGTATAATCCGCAAAGGAGAGTGCATAAAGATTCTGTTGAGGTACAAGGCAACCACGGCTGGCTTACCACTTTAAGAAGACGGAAACCCGGAAATAGAAAGTATGAAGATTTTCCTAATGAGATTCAGTTTAACTCAGATAAGTTTCTGGTGATTATTTCTAATAGGAGATATGCTTGGTTAGAACAAACTGAAATGATGGAGGTTTTGGAGTCTTTAAATCTTAGCCCTGAGTTTAAAAAAGAACAAGGCTTTTTAGAAAGCCTTGTATCAGATTAATATCTCTTATTTTATCGCAACTATTTCATAGCCACCATAGAAATTTCTAAATGTGCATTTTTTGGAATAGCAGCCACCTGTACAGTTACTCTTGCAGGTGCTTGCCCTTCTTTAAAATAGCTGCCGTAGATTTCATTTACTTTTGAGAAGTCAGCTAAGTCGGTCATATAAATGGTTGTTTGAACAACTTCGTCCATGTTGTAACCAGCTTCTTCAATTACCGATTTTAAATTGTCCAGAACTTGACTAGCTTCAGCTTCAATAGAATCTGTAACCATTTCGCCAGTAGCTGCATTAATGGCAATTTGACCAGCAGTATGTAATGTATTACCAACTACAATACCCTGATTATAAGGACCAATTGGCAATGGTGCTTTTTCTGATTTTACAATTTTTCTTTTGTTTTCAACAGGTTTTACTTCTTCTATCTTTTCATTTTTAGGTGCTGAACAAGCAAATGATAGTAGAAGAAGTAAAAATGCGTATGAAGTTCTCATTTTGATTAGGGGTTTTGTAAAAATTAATTATTGAGTTTTAACTTAAATTTTTCATCAATATCGAATACAAAAGCAGAGATAAATTCTACTGCATTCATATAAAATGCTTTAGTAAGTTTATCGAACGTATCTGTTGATTTGTGGTAATATGGATGATCTTCTACACCAAAGTAAACAAAGGGAATCTCTGCTTTATAAAACGGATAATGATCTGATTGCCCAGTCCAATCATTGTGGCCAGTGTTTGGTAAATCATGTCCAAATAATACTTTTATATCTGAATGATGCTTTGCTGTATTTTCAATTGGCTCTTTAAGAAATGGAAAATGATAAGTGCCACAAGCATACAATTCGTCTTTTTCAGACTGGCTCACCATATCCATGTTGATGTTTAACGCAATTATTTCTTGATCTACCATAGGATGTTTTACAAAGTGTTTAGCTCCTTGTAAACCCATTTCTTCAGCATCGAAAGCTGCGATAATAATAGAGTGTTTTGTTTTTTTATTTTTTAATTCTGAAGCAATTGCCAGAAGTGCAGCTGATCCAGATGCATTGTCATCTGTACCATTGTAAATATCGTCGTTTTTAATGCCTAAGTGATCGTAGTGTGCAGAGATAACGATATAAGATTCAGGATACTTTTGCCCTTTAATTTCAATAAGTAAGTTCACTCCTTGAACTGGCTCTAGAGTCGACCTAAAAGAAAAAGTATCTGTCTTTACCTCAAAACCAAGTTTTGAAAATTCTTCAATTAAATATGTTCTGGCTTTGGCGTTACCTTCAGTTCCTGATTTTCTACCTTCCATATCATCAGCAGAAAGTACTTCTAAGGCTTTTACTGCCAGTTCTGCTGATTGCGTATTTTGTGATTGTGCTGGTCGTATAGCAAGTATTACTGAGCAAATTGCTAGTATTATGCTAGTATTCAAT
It includes:
- a CDS encoding DUF4159 domain-containing protein, translating into MEGKINQYNLNYKKFSKELESDFHFAATKLKAGNSFFFTRLQYNSGDWNTDQRMPSNLLNSVVEYTTIPVDTKENVVPLGSDELFNAPFCYLSGHKLVEFDQKEKANFKKYVENGGFIFVDDCNHDIDGLFAKSFEAEMIEIFGDNALKKIPNNHKIYNCFFEFEDGPPNTSVELNGWGDDLVHDYLKAIEVDGRICVLYSNKDYGCEWDYDHRNKRWMARDNTRFGINIILYALTA
- a CDS encoding flavin monoamine oxidase family protein, which gives rise to MEKNLIHDVIIVGAGISGLYAAYMLKNEGYSVKVVEAGPTYGGRIKSLTGFSQSPIELGAEFIHGKYTVLYELLEYFEEELIEIKGKNYVWFKNELLAENKAAEDAQIERVFDFLDNSWRYRGLDKTAQEYLSNRPFPDSVRQLLEVFAMEYGTSNDKIGMRSLALNESNWVAGDQHFKLKSPLLSILREFLESLDHDIQYNSPVTAIDYQTEEVKVQTEKGESFICKKLICTIPLTMLKKGMIKFTPELSTAKKEAIEVLGMDAGVKVFLKFKERFWKKNMWELFGTKSSPLYYNLFPGTQSDENVLVAYMMGKYAEQFIEKGNKGIDELVIELDNIFGDKQATTHLENSLIMNWKNEKYIEGAYSFDTPFSEGKREDLAKTINNRIFFGGEATNFTGHSSTLHGAMETAERCFQEIKTILKPEKPV
- a CDS encoding CHASE2 domain-containing protein, translated to MTPIFQEKRNTYVRIGLSIGHGVFLIIATLIYLSITFTLDDEIILIQLTAAVKNKLLGQKKRPDKDRLLLVNVSWDKKLIPRIDSTGTPIGNQAITNRASIAKLLQAMNQKPDNHEFLLIDVNFLDDSPDDSLLEAELLKVKNCLVSYHKDVKGKPLYPVVKAPLGLSDMQVDDEDRDLVLKYHLIQGDSLKTTPLLMYEKIHDAKFEEGFLYDKLDGKKIFNSFIIDYPVDQYDIFKRDMYNYLYLNEMVMASPSFIQAMTKDKIVIVGDFEDRDIHNTIYGKTPGPLILLNAFLALENGDNLVSIYFILLLLVAYSLISYKAITVNDPVTMWVKRKFKEYNFIIEFAADVTFYLIYFGIISIISYMSFGVHLTILFLSFYMHFLEVGLVALDERKKEKALAKANAATNETEVKKED
- a CDS encoding TldD/PmbA family protein encodes the protein MAIFSKEEAKSILEKVIGFSTADECEANLRGNAGGNIRYARNTVSTSGMEANTSLVVQAAFGKQVGTASINEFDDESLKKVVQRAEELAKLAPENPEYMGVLEPQEYQTSEEYVQATADITPEYRAEVAAVSIKPAKEQDVTAAGFLSDSYGFSSMMNSKGLFAYSKSSNVDFTVTMRSNDGTGSGWVTRDFNDVTKFDAAEASSIAIKKSLASRNPRAIEPGKYTVILEPAASSQLIGNMVRNMGARAADEGRSFMSKKGEKGKNRLGEKMFDERVNLYIDPLHPEVPSSTWSNDGMPIKKMDLIKDGVVKNLFYSRYWAQEKGVEPVPSSRTFIMAGGTDTIEEMIKDTKKGILVTRMWYIRTVDPQTLLYTGLTRDGTFYIEDGEIKYPLKNFRFNESPVIMLNNLEKLGKQYRVNGDFVPVMKIRDFTFSSLSDAI
- a CDS encoding Rid family detoxifying hydrolase, translating into MRTSYAFLLLLLSFACSAPKNEKIEEVKPVENKRKIVKSEKAPLPIGPYNQGIVVGNTLHTAGQIAINAATGEMVTDSIEAEASQVLDNLKSVIEEAGYNMDEVVQTTIYMTDLADFSKVNEIYGSYFKEGQAPARVTVQVAAIPKNAHLEISMVAMK
- a CDS encoding AAA family ATPase is translated as MTEKDVHQLIGKIHALKAEIQKVIIGQEDIIDQLLICFMAGGHALLEGVPGLAKTLMIRTLSEAVHLNFKRIQFTPDLMPADITGTEVLEEDITSGKKFFKFNHGPIFANIILADEINRTPPKTQAALLEAMQEYEVTYGGKTYSLEKPFFILATQNPVEQSGTFPLPEAQLDRFLFYIQLGYPEEQDEFTILSSTTGSKKTKVESVITGEEIAAVQQLVREVPVNDTLISRVNRIVRATRPQTTSVDMVKSWVQWGAGPRAGQAMMLTAKAAALLDGRFAVTPNDIEKVAYPVLRHRMLMNFKAEASGKNTDEITSAILQEIKA
- a CDS encoding M20/M25/M40 family metallo-hydrolase → MKKLNTSIILAICSVILAIRPAQSQNTQSAELAVKALEVLSADDMEGRKSGTEGNAKARTYLIEEFSKLGFEVKTDTFSFRSTLEPVQGVNLLIEIKGQKYPESYIVISAHYDHLGIKNDDIYNGTDDNASGSAALLAIASELKNKKTKHSIIIAAFDAEEMGLQGAKHFVKHPMVDQEIIALNINMDMVSQSEKDELYACGTYHFPFLKEPIENTAKHHSDIKVLFGHDLPNTGHNDWTGQSDHYPFYKAEIPFVYFGVEDHPYYHKSTDTFDKLTKAFYMNAVEFISAFVFDIDEKFKLKLNN
- a CDS encoding DUF58 domain-containing protein, which codes for MENYLDPELINSVEGLELLARKTVEGFLAGANRNLRAGQGQEFSQYKSYQPGDDLRQLDWKLLARTSRYYIKESETETNVTSTFILDASASMKYEENNLSKLAFSKAIIACLAYMAKKQGDLISLFALNEMELVQLPPKQSTGFFMHFLHELHQVQGMKKWPEQTDNVFLGSRNKGLVICFSDLYENDSEITQLLKNVAAAGNEVMLFHVLGKKELTFDFGNTSTFQDLETGELLEVNPKKYKEKYLERMNAFIKNAETSMLENNISYVQVDLQQHPALLLQTFLKRRKAGLP
- a CDS encoding SPOR domain-containing protein, producing the protein MKLTKLLSILFLFFYLSSCNKDVEQFSKDKPYAIIIDQYRSLETAWNSFERIKKMGIEGYLAEVKDPATGTWYMLLTGSYKTLESAIAGRIKFEDSFSFLYLDIVNYNQLSQNLVNYVEKYKPMPLPDSLTSNAYKVALVDLMKKAPYSEAYSILDVKAVQPSDSIDVLKRTSLRTNQFDMPRGVYPPALINSSDALIEAVYFDELIGVEFKIDVFALKPSHELGADISQVFADKIKDTREYNFEEILPRTVNGAIELKGFAVNIEPTQGKVYRYMVLSDLNGRYLYFIQSEKCSQENIDNFIKSIASNNGLISYPAFAEKMSILPDSLPIDSHLAYVHLRKLIDVPGATGAKLEKHYKTRFVFFDNQKGEWEIASTRIFDREMSNTIFSNVYNPQRRVHKDSVEVQGNHGWLTTLRRRKPGNRKYEDFPNEIQFNSDKFLVIISNRRYAWLEQTEMMEVLESLNLSPEFKKEQGFLESLVSD